From a region of the Ktedonobacterales bacterium genome:
- a CDS encoding UvrD-helicase domain-containing protein, with amino-acid sequence MERIEVICQAAITLRQRVGAFEGSITQGRETKAPQANGLVEQLCDLLGLELNEGMYCRRMLGGAYSRLQLWRWNNPEIGGEIWLHPDLTPEKRAFAIAHELAHFTLHRGEQTTFHPACTEAEVNEQADPSNLRHLDHRVEEYSPRVYRELEANAFAAELLAPRAEVRRLFATRPTCDAAWLAAHFGISPLLAQQRLIDAVLTAGLRLETGRASQLLPALAENQPAASSTTDIIAQLDEFQREAAQAIGPALVVAGPGTGKTATLVGRVAYLIEKQRIPPERVLALTFSNRAAGEMRERLERAHLPGERMPVMTIHAFAAALLRGYASRVPCGPGERKLEPDFRILDKTDAFLLMEDLLGELPLHYYRSLSVPTRHLGELLDNFSQARDRLITPDKYLDLVERMPLMPPPPVEPAGEEEPNQSRKKKSGKAKLQPPPGTFTPEQIARASERANAYAVWDRALRERGLVDFGGLIQRAVELLAANPDVLSEIRQRYPEILVDEFQDTNFAQAALLLLIAGESGRGLWVVGDRNQSIYRWRGAAPTNLTRLKAFYPTLGIYPLRRCYRSVPAIVQLGSEMAARMAAYSPSPQKDGDVGEPHADYLGALEAHRQEGSYPAVFRCDSFINEAHEEAGIIETIRRHRQQNVAFKDQAILCRTHKQTHRMAAALAAEGIPVSQMGHFFERSEVKDALALLSLATGSDVRGLLRARELIAGLGYPAPTNQEIAAVIHALVSRHQTLPGALSDTALLAEIVQLSPTTRTSLAGLGELAHKLRYQSSLDESHLGSNLASILLRPGGYVWQLVRVADGLISSSSEESVLPAAASQERAQAALAVLGELIRIVTRFDARWKREPDFRARLSRAVTRAQKPAASRTLAPDQASETTTAPSANAPAAACFLYYLRALHLTDLHLSIPVGEEDAVRILTVHASKGLEFPIVYLPMLAHGQFPSTAFPSEANPPGFLEQDALEAAKEEERCLFYVGLTRAQDVVVLTRATSYHGRVAQPSDLLDLVEGALPEGQIQPLYMVEELAALAEKVALETSAQEDAEEDEDGGLRITIPAMAADPPAKKAYPLYDLELYQKCPRQYKYARRYGLLDPAQDAAVRFHRYLRRGRSELREVHTAQPQAAWDEVEQRLRLCWEEEGAAGHAYDQFYWQHARHLLRAEWKKLTAASASPSLYLVSLAQDLPVTLNRCIVQVKADRVAGDPTTTNSQIVPTVLTRVHARRSSTEDEKDLHLPLYYLSHWQQNQQAPVRIEVAYLGDVLADVAPMPGTNPQSDVLDMTEKAREDAMKYLDSTRRRRSRLDKLDEAAAGIEAGAFPINPEERRCLACPFCYVCPADPDAD; translated from the coding sequence ATGGAACGCATTGAAGTCATCTGCCAGGCTGCCATTACTCTGCGCCAGCGAGTTGGCGCATTCGAGGGCAGCATAACCCAGGGAAGAGAAACAAAAGCGCCCCAGGCCAACGGGTTAGTCGAACAACTCTGCGATCTTTTAGGTCTCGAATTAAACGAGGGCATGTATTGCCGCAGAATGCTCGGTGGGGCCTACTCGCGGTTGCAATTATGGAGATGGAACAATCCAGAGATTGGCGGTGAAATCTGGCTGCATCCCGATCTCACACCTGAAAAGCGTGCCTTTGCCATTGCTCATGAACTGGCGCACTTCACGCTGCACCGAGGAGAACAAACCACCTTTCACCCCGCCTGCACTGAGGCCGAGGTAAACGAACAAGCTGACCCCAGCAATCTTCGCCACCTCGACCACCGGGTCGAGGAATATTCACCGCGCGTCTACCGGGAACTGGAGGCCAATGCCTTCGCTGCTGAGCTGCTTGCTCCACGAGCCGAGGTACGACGCCTCTTTGCGACACGCCCAACATGTGATGCTGCCTGGCTTGCCGCGCACTTTGGTATTTCACCCCTGCTTGCGCAGCAGCGCCTGATAGATGCTGTCTTAACAGCCGGCCTCAGGTTGGAGACCGGGCGCGCTAGCCAGCTATTACCTGCTCTAGCTGAGAACCAGCCCGCAGCGAGCAGTACCACCGACATTATCGCCCAACTCGATGAGTTTCAGCGGGAAGCCGCTCAGGCTATCGGACCGGCCCTGGTGGTAGCCGGGCCAGGGACTGGCAAAACGGCTACACTGGTCGGGCGCGTCGCGTATCTCATCGAAAAACAGCGCATCCCTCCAGAGCGCGTGCTGGCCTTGACCTTCTCGAACCGCGCGGCGGGCGAGATGCGCGAACGGCTGGAGCGCGCGCATCTGCCGGGCGAGCGTATGCCGGTAATGACCATCCATGCGTTTGCCGCTGCCCTCTTACGTGGGTACGCTTCTCGCGTGCCCTGCGGCCCTGGCGAGCGCAAGCTGGAGCCAGATTTCCGCATCCTTGATAAAACGGATGCTTTCTTACTCATGGAAGATTTGCTGGGCGAACTCCCACTGCACTACTACCGCTCGTTGAGTGTCCCCACACGGCACCTGGGCGAACTGCTGGATAATTTCTCCCAGGCGCGCGATAGACTGATAACTCCTGACAAGTATCTCGATCTGGTGGAGCGAATGCCGCTTATGCCACCTCCACCAGTCGAACCAGCAGGCGAAGAAGAGCCGAACCAATCCAGAAAAAAGAAGAGCGGGAAAGCCAAACTCCAGCCGCCCCCAGGAACCTTCACGCCGGAACAAATTGCCAGGGCGAGCGAGCGGGCAAACGCTTATGCCGTTTGGGATCGAGCACTGCGGGAACGAGGATTGGTGGACTTTGGCGGACTCATCCAGCGAGCGGTAGAATTGTTGGCTGCTAACCCGGATGTGCTATCCGAGATCCGCCAGCGTTACCCCGAAATCCTGGTGGATGAATTTCAGGATACCAACTTCGCTCAGGCTGCGCTGCTGCTGCTCATCGCCGGAGAAAGTGGCCGGGGACTCTGGGTGGTGGGCGACCGTAACCAGTCTATCTATCGTTGGCGGGGCGCGGCGCCCACCAACCTCACCCGGCTCAAAGCATTCTATCCTACCCTGGGTATCTATCCCCTGCGCCGCTGCTATCGCTCGGTTCCAGCGATTGTCCAGCTTGGCTCAGAAATGGCCGCGCGCATGGCTGCGTACTCGCCATCTCCCCAAAAGGATGGGGACGTTGGGGAGCCGCATGCTGATTATCTTGGCGCTCTGGAAGCGCATCGGCAGGAAGGGAGCTATCCAGCCGTTTTCCGCTGCGACAGTTTTATCAACGAAGCGCACGAAGAGGCTGGCATTATTGAAACGATCCGACGCCACCGACAGCAAAACGTTGCCTTCAAAGACCAGGCCATTCTCTGTCGAACCCACAAACAAACGCACCGGATGGCGGCTGCGCTGGCGGCAGAGGGCATACCCGTCAGCCAGATGGGGCATTTCTTCGAGCGTTCCGAAGTGAAAGATGCGCTGGCGCTGCTCTCCCTGGCTACAGGATCAGATGTGCGCGGCCTCTTGCGCGCACGAGAACTCATTGCAGGACTGGGGTATCCAGCTCCCACCAACCAGGAGATCGCCGCCGTGATCCATGCGCTGGTTTCCAGGCACCAGACATTGCCAGGCGCGCTGAGTGACACGGCTCTCCTGGCAGAAATTGTCCAACTCAGCCCAACGACGCGAACATCGCTGGCAGGGCTGGGCGAGTTGGCGCACAAGCTGCGCTACCAATCCAGCCTTGACGAATCGCATCTTGGCAGTAACCTGGCAAGTATACTTCTTCGACCTGGTGGCTATGTCTGGCAGCTTGTGCGTGTAGCCGATGGGCTGATCTCGTCCTCGTCTGAGGAATCAGTCCTGCCCGCAGCAGCAAGCCAGGAGCGCGCTCAGGCCGCGCTGGCCGTGCTGGGCGAATTGATACGCATAGTCACACGCTTTGATGCCCGCTGGAAACGCGAGCCAGATTTCCGCGCCCGCCTGAGCCGCGCAGTAACACGCGCGCAGAAACCCGCCGCATCAAGAACACTTGCCCCTGATCAGGCAAGTGAGACAACCACTGCGCCGTCTGCAAACGCTCCTGCTGCTGCCTGTTTTCTGTATTATCTCCGCGCGCTCCACCTGACCGACCTGCATCTCTCTATCCCTGTAGGCGAAGAGGATGCTGTCCGTATCTTAACGGTTCATGCCAGTAAGGGGCTGGAGTTTCCTATTGTCTATCTGCCTATGCTGGCGCATGGACAATTCCCCTCCACCGCCTTTCCATCAGAGGCCAATCCCCCTGGCTTCCTTGAACAAGATGCCCTGGAAGCGGCGAAAGAAGAGGAACGCTGCCTCTTCTACGTGGGCCTGACACGCGCGCAAGATGTGGTGGTCCTGACGCGGGCTACCAGCTATCATGGCAGAGTGGCTCAACCCTCCGATCTGCTTGATCTGGTGGAGGGGGCATTGCCGGAAGGGCAGATACAGCCCCTCTATATGGTTGAAGAATTGGCTGCCCTGGCCGAAAAAGTTGCATTGGAGACTTCGGCGCAAGAGGACGCTGAGGAGGATGAGGATGGCGGACTGCGGATAACCATCCCCGCGATGGCAGCAGACCCTCCTGCTAAAAAGGCGTATCCCCTCTATGATTTGGAACTCTATCAAAAGTGTCCGCGCCAGTATAAATATGCGCGCCGCTATGGTTTGCTTGATCCTGCACAGGATGCTGCCGTGCGTTTCCACCGCTATCTTCGCCGGGGGCGAAGCGAACTCCGCGAAGTCCACACTGCGCAGCCACAAGCTGCCTGGGATGAGGTAGAACAGCGTTTGCGCCTCTGCTGGGAAGAGGAGGGCGCAGCAGGGCACGCCTATGACCAGTTCTACTGGCAGCACGCGCGCCATCTCCTTCGTGCTGAATGGAAGAAGCTTACTGCTGCGTCGGCATCCCCTTCCTTATACCTCGTCAGTCTTGCCCAGGATTTGCCCGTGACGCTCAACCGCTGCATTGTGCAGGTAAAGGCTGATCGCGTGGCTGGCGACCCGACGACTACTAACTCTCAAATAGTGCCAACGGTACTGACGCGCGTTCATGCGCGCCGCTCCAGCACGGAGGATGAGAAGGATTTGCATCTGCCGCTGTATTATCTCTCCCATTGGCAGCAGAATCAGCAGGCGCCGGTACGCATTGAGGTTGCCTACCTTGGTGATGTTTTGGCGGACGTTGCGCCCATGCCTGGAACCAATCCACAAAGCGATGTGCTTGATATGACCGAGAAGGCGCGCGAGGATGCGATGAAATACCTCGACTCTACCCGCAGGCGGCGCTCTCGGCTAGACAAGCTCGATGAAGCTGCCGCCGGTATCGAAGCGGGCGCCTTTCCCATCAACCCCGAAGAGCGACGCTGCCTCGCCTGCCCATTCTGTTATGTCTGCCCCGCCGATCCTGATGCTGACTGA
- a CDS encoding DUF4352 domain-containing protein: MSKKFLGILALILTAGVILACGEAATPATVVNGTVTAAPTPKPFKVGEHVKVSYWVVTINSVKTNKGDGEFNVPKGVYLVIDASFQNTDSQSHTISSLLQFALSDSTGQKYDTEIVVLTGIHEPDGDVQPGKTTRGQTVYDVPKNLKAFEFTFEEPFSNAAATWDLTI; this comes from the coding sequence TTGAGCAAAAAATTTCTTGGCATCCTGGCTCTGATTCTGACAGCAGGGGTGATCCTGGCTTGCGGAGAAGCCGCCACCCCGGCAACCGTTGTCAATGGCACTGTGACCGCCGCGCCGACGCCCAAGCCATTCAAAGTGGGTGAACACGTCAAAGTCAGCTATTGGGTTGTCACCATCAACAGTGTGAAGACAAATAAAGGTGATGGCGAGTTCAATGTGCCCAAGGGCGTCTATCTCGTGATCGATGCCAGCTTCCAGAACACGGACAGCCAGAGCCACACCATCTCATCCCTCCTCCAGTTTGCACTTTCTGATAGCACTGGTCAGAAGTACGATACCGAGATCGTGGTTCTCACTGGCATCCATGAGCCAGATGGTGATGTCCAGCCTGGCAAGACAACCAGAGGGCAGACAGTGTACGATGTGCCCAAGAACCTCAAAGCCTTCGAGTTCACCTTTGAGGAACCGTTCAGCAACGCAGCAGCCACCTGGGATCTGACCATCTAG
- a CDS encoding DUF4258 domain-containing protein produces MPQQTLEPPGKYSLHAARQAARRNIAPEALEYVLTYGRRIQRTGVTFYFLGRRDLPAADRQASWVSRLEGTVALMSNDGQLITVYRQRKALRSIQRKLKYRLSQESS; encoded by the coding sequence ATGCCACAGCAAACCTTAGAGCCGCCTGGCAAATATTCCCTGCATGCGGCCCGGCAGGCTGCCCGGCGCAATATCGCTCCAGAAGCTCTGGAATATGTGCTGACCTATGGTCGGCGTATTCAGCGCACCGGCGTGACTTTCTATTTTCTGGGCCGCCGCGATCTTCCCGCAGCAGATCGTCAGGCCAGTTGGGTTTCCAGGCTGGAAGGCACCGTCGCGCTGATGAGCAACGACGGCCAGCTTATCACGGTCTATCGGCAGCGCAAGGCATTACGCTCCATCCAGCGCAAGCTCAAGTACCGTCTCTCACAGGAGAGCAGTTAA
- a CDS encoding helicase-related protein, which yields MALVEQLHEGTRLFDTLLGREWVVHQWSPMGNTLKLWFKDQKTGAIEQSIYALTDAEKRFQVIESGSSVFRADPELVRMVAEGYRLQHAYLFNPIFATETSLIDLLPHQFLAVYRHLLKESRLRFLLADDAGAGKTIMAGLYIREMLLRRLVRRVLIVPPAGLVGNWRRELTNLFRLRFRILSSADAREENPFLDPHNNLAIVSVDTLWREPMRSHLEAAPPYDLVVFDEAHKLSAWRDADLTIHTSRRYDVAELIAGQGRHLLLLSATPHMGKDEPYYFLWRLLEPVLLSSRAAFDRMLPEQKRHHLLRRMKEEMIDQHGAPLYKRRKTEPAAYPLTPPEQELYDAVTAYCQTYFNLARNTNRAAAGLAMSMLQRRLASSSYAILRSLERRAEKLGQELRELQAGRLTAAAFARQQEQLQVESTLDTKTGDEEEPVDGLEENEQAEQEVAGATASRTVDDLRLELAEVEKLCAMARGVYTGRHESKFEELRRALETHPNTKVLIFTEHRDTMDFLIERLRGMGHEGHIASIHGGLNFEEREQQVEFFRDPNGARYLVATDAAGEGINLQFCWLLINYDIPWNPARLEQRMGRVHRYKQTHDVLLINVIAKDTREGRVLEVLLDKLENIRRELGSDKVFDLISNQFSGQPLQKIIERAVLLGEVDEAVAQVESALDANRVRQELEAERNRVECSEVRALLDGIRADLEAAEIKRMMPAYVRAFFEAACARLGMNLGGDPNGIFWLEQAHEGVLHALEASYPADLRDRLTFRRELAMPPAAARPEAAYLHPGEAVFDAVLDLCMFRCAAEAERGAVFFDPDASEPYFFALAKVPIIQTRPAPDTSPTNGAEHQPLAEVLIGIRRWADGRCEEVPAHQLMTLLPANPPEDAHSGELPQALLRAAEDMTPVEEYLYTQKALPRLEQLRAEAAARVPERKRQLTAAYNLREAELSTHYSRLKEAVARNEPAARTRLHRCVDEMNRLEQEKDAALHAAQTEPDTIEMGTMQVYARALVLPMAPEEAERRRSDEVERIAMQTAQHYEERHGGVVEDVHDPTLKLGFDLRSTRPDEPPRLIEVKGRARAGEVELTPNEWAQAQNHGERYWLYVVFHCETPAPELRVIQNPAARGIAQAKGGVTIAAAAILAQPKEA from the coding sequence ATGGCGCTCGTAGAACAGTTGCACGAGGGAACACGCCTGTTTGATACGCTCCTGGGGCGCGAGTGGGTAGTCCATCAGTGGAGTCCGATGGGCAATACCCTCAAGCTCTGGTTCAAGGATCAGAAAACCGGCGCGATTGAGCAATCCATCTACGCACTCACAGACGCTGAGAAACGCTTCCAGGTCATTGAAAGCGGCTCCAGCGTCTTTCGCGCCGACCCCGAACTGGTGCGCATGGTGGCTGAGGGCTATCGCCTGCAACACGCCTATCTGTTTAACCCCATCTTTGCGACCGAAACCTCGCTGATTGATTTGCTGCCACATCAATTTCTAGCCGTCTATCGCCATTTGCTCAAAGAGAGTCGGCTGCGTTTCTTGCTGGCAGACGATGCTGGCGCGGGCAAGACGATCATGGCCGGGTTGTATATCCGCGAGATGCTGCTGCGACGACTGGTGCGCCGCGTGCTGATTGTGCCGCCCGCCGGACTGGTGGGCAACTGGCGACGCGAACTGACGAACCTCTTCCGCCTGCGCTTCCGCATCCTTTCTAGCGCCGATGCCCGCGAGGAAAATCCCTTTCTGGACCCGCACAACAACCTGGCGATTGTCAGCGTGGATACCCTCTGGCGCGAGCCGATGCGCAGCCATCTGGAAGCCGCGCCGCCCTATGATCTGGTGGTTTTTGACGAGGCGCATAAGCTCTCGGCCTGGCGCGATGCCGACCTGACGATACATACATCCAGGCGCTATGACGTGGCCGAGTTGATCGCCGGGCAGGGCCGCCATCTGCTGCTGCTGTCGGCTACGCCGCATATGGGAAAGGATGAACCCTATTACTTCCTCTGGCGCTTGTTGGAGCCGGTGCTGCTGTCTTCGCGCGCCGCCTTTGACCGCATGCTGCCGGAGCAAAAGCGGCATCACCTGCTGCGGCGCATGAAAGAGGAGATGATCGATCAACATGGCGCGCCGCTCTACAAGCGCCGCAAGACAGAACCGGCGGCCTATCCGCTGACGCCACCAGAACAGGAACTCTACGATGCCGTCACCGCCTACTGCCAGACCTATTTCAATCTGGCAAGGAACACCAACCGCGCCGCCGCCGGGCTGGCAATGAGCATGTTGCAGCGCCGCCTGGCAAGCTCCAGCTACGCTATTCTGCGCTCGCTGGAGCGCCGCGCCGAAAAGCTGGGCCAGGAACTGCGCGAACTGCAAGCTGGCAGACTGACCGCTGCGGCATTTGCCAGGCAGCAAGAACAGCTTCAGGTTGAAAGCACGCTGGATACCAAGACGGGCGACGAAGAAGAGCCGGTGGACGGCCTGGAAGAGAACGAGCAAGCCGAACAGGAGGTGGCCGGGGCCACCGCCTCGCGCACGGTGGATGATCTGCGGCTGGAACTGGCCGAAGTCGAAAAGCTCTGCGCGATGGCGCGCGGTGTCTATACCGGCAGGCACGAAAGCAAGTTTGAGGAACTGCGCCGCGCCCTGGAGACGCATCCCAATACCAAGGTGCTGATCTTCACCGAACACCGCGACACGATGGACTTTCTGATCGAGCGGCTGCGCGGCATGGGCCACGAAGGCCACATCGCCAGCATTCACGGCGGGCTGAACTTCGAGGAGCGCGAGCAGCAGGTGGAGTTCTTCCGCGACCCGAACGGCGCGCGCTATCTGGTGGCAACCGATGCCGCTGGCGAAGGCATCAACCTGCAATTCTGCTGGCTGCTCATCAACTACGACATTCCCTGGAACCCGGCGCGGCTGGAGCAGCGCATGGGCCGCGTGCATCGCTACAAGCAGACCCATGATGTGCTGCTCATCAACGTCATTGCCAAAGACACCCGCGAGGGCCGCGTGCTGGAGGTGCTGCTGGATAAGCTGGAAAATATCCGCAGGGAACTGGGCAGCGATAAAGTCTTTGACCTGATTAGCAATCAGTTCTCCGGCCAGCCGCTGCAAAAGATCATCGAGCGCGCCGTCTTGCTGGGCGAAGTGGATGAGGCGGTGGCGCAGGTGGAATCGGCGCTGGATGCCAACCGCGTGCGCCAGGAACTGGAGGCCGAGCGCAACCGCGTGGAATGTTCGGAGGTGCGCGCCCTGCTGGATGGCATCCGCGCCGACCTGGAGGCCGCCGAGATCAAACGCATGATGCCCGCCTATGTGCGCGCCTTTTTCGAGGCGGCCTGCGCCCGGCTGGGCATGAACCTGGGCGGCGACCCCAACGGCATCTTCTGGCTGGAGCAGGCCCACGAAGGCGTGCTGCACGCGCTGGAGGCCAGCTATCCCGCCGACCTGCGCGACAGACTGACCTTCCGGCGCGAACTGGCGATGCCGCCCGCCGCCGCCAGACCGGAGGCCGCCTATCTGCATCCAGGCGAGGCCGTCTTTGACGCCGTGCTGGACCTGTGCATGTTCCGCTGCGCGGCAGAAGCGGAGCGGGGCGCGGTCTTCTTCGACCCCGACGCCAGCGAACCCTATTTCTTCGCGCTGGCAAAAGTGCCCATCATCCAGACCCGCCCGGCTCCCGACACCAGCCCGACCAACGGCGCGGAGCATCAACCCCTGGCCGAGGTGCTGATTGGCATCCGTCGCTGGGCCGATGGACGCTGCGAAGAGGTGCCTGCCCATCAGTTGATGACGCTGTTGCCCGCCAATCCGCCGGAAGACGCGCATTCCGGCGAACTGCCGCAAGCCCTGCTGCGGGCCGCCGAAGACATGACGCCGGTGGAGGAATATCTGTATACCCAGAAGGCGCTGCCCCGGCTGGAGCAGTTGCGCGCCGAGGCGGCGGCCCGCGTGCCGGAGCGCAAACGCCAGCTTACCGCCGCCTATAATCTGCGCGAGGCCGAGCTTTCCACACACTATTCCCGGCTGAAGGAGGCGGTGGCCCGCAACGAGCCAGCGGCGCGCACCAGGCTCCATCGCTGCGTTGACGAGATGAACCGGCTGGAACAGGAGAAGGACGCCGCGCTGCACGCCGCGCAGACCGAGCCGGACACCATTGAGATGGGTACGATGCAGGTCTACGCCCGCGCCCTGGTGCTGCCGATGGCCCCGGAGGAGGCCGAGCGCCGCCGCAGCGATGAGGTGGAGCGCATCGCCATGCAGACGGCGCAGCATTACGAGGAGCGACACGGCGGCGTGGTTGAGGATGTCCATGACCCGACGCTCAAGCTGGGCTTTGATCTGCGCTCCACGCGCCCCGACGAGCCGCCGCGCTTGATCGAAGTGAAGGGCCGCGCCCGCGCTGGCGAGGTGGAACTGACGCCCAACGAGTGGGCGCAGGCCCAGAATCACGGCGAGCGTTACTGGCTCTATGTCGTCTTTCACTGCGAAACGCCCGCGCCAGAACTGCGTGTCATTCAGAACCCGGCAGCGCGGGGCATCGCCCAGGCCAAAGGCGGCGTGACCATCGCCGCCGCCGCCATCCTGGCCCAGCCCAAAGAAGCATAG
- a CDS encoding transposase, with the protein MNDTAPADPPDPEAINKRTRGYIPHWEQRGAAYFITFRLADSLPREVREAYEAERQTLLARIQAQGRQVTPGEKQRLEAFCRARIQRFLDTGAGACSLRNAVIAEYVAGALRFFDGTRYRLHAWCIMPNHVHILMEQLGDASLPDILHSWKSYTAHKAQKLLGSKGVFWEREYYDRLIRDERDFWQVVTYIVQNPMKANLEHWPWVEAPVLL; encoded by the coding sequence ATGAATGACACAGCGCCAGCCGACCCGCCCGACCCGGAGGCGATCAACAAACGAACACGCGGATATATCCCTCATTGGGAACAGCGCGGGGCAGCTTACTTCATCACGTTCCGCCTGGCCGACTCCCTGCCACGAGAGGTCCGTGAAGCCTATGAAGCTGAACGCCAGACGCTGCTCGCCCGCATACAGGCACAGGGTCGGCAGGTTACGCCTGGAGAAAAACAGCGACTGGAAGCCTTCTGCCGGGCACGCATCCAGCGCTTTCTCGATACCGGCGCGGGCGCGTGTTCTTTACGCAATGCGGTGATTGCCGAGTACGTGGCTGGCGCATTACGCTTCTTCGATGGAACACGCTATCGTCTCCATGCGTGGTGTATCATGCCCAATCATGTACACATTCTGATGGAGCAACTGGGCGACGCGAGCCTGCCAGATATTCTGCACTCTTGGAAATCCTATACAGCACATAAAGCCCAGAAGCTGCTCGGCAGCAAAGGCGTCTTTTGGGAACGCGAATACTATGATCGTCTGATCCGCGATGAGCGAGACTTCTGGCAAGTTGTCACATATATCGTGCAAAACCCGATGAAAGCCAACCTGGAGCATTGGCCCTGGGTGGAAGCGCCTGTTTTGCTATGA